The nucleotide sequence CCGATCGGCGTCAAAGTGACCCTGCGTCGTGAGCGTATGTATGAATTCCTGGATCGTCTGCTGTCGATCTCCCTGCCTCGGGTTCGCGACTTCCGCGGCCTGAATGCCAAGTCCTTCGATGGTCGTGGTAACTACAGCATGGGCGTTAAAGAGCAGATCATCTTCCCGGAAATCGACTACGACAAGATCGATGCTCTCCGCGGTCTGGACATCACCCTGACCACCACTGCCAAGAACGATGATGAAGGCCGCGCTCTACTGCGTGCGTTCAAATTCCCGTTCCGCAACTGATTGGAGTAGGACCATGGCCAAGATGAGCATG is from Pseudomonas mucidolens and encodes:
- the rplE gene encoding 50S ribosomal protein L5, translated to MARLKEIYRKEIAPKLKEELKLSNVMEVPRVTKITLNMGLGEAIGDKKVIEHAVADLEKITGQKVVVTYARKSIAGFKVREGWPIGVKVTLRRERMYEFLDRLLSISLPRVRDFRGLNAKSFDGRGNYSMGVKEQIIFPEIDYDKIDALRGLDITLTTTAKNDDEGRALLRAFKFPFRN